A portion of the Lysinibacillus timonensis genome contains these proteins:
- the nusA gene encoding transcription termination factor NusA translates to MSSDLLDALTALEQQKGISRDILVEAIEAALVTAYKRNFNQAQNVRVDLNLENGSMKVFSRKDVVEEVEDDRLQIALEDAKQINPAYEVGDILEQEVTPRNFGRIAAQTAKQVVTQRVREAERGIIYEEFVDRTDDIVNGTIERMDARNIYISLGKVEAALPVNEQIQGEVYKPQSRIKVYITKVERTTRGPQVIVSRTHPGLLRRLFEMEVPEIFEGIVEIKSIAREAGDRSKISVHAHNEEVDAVGSCVGAKGQRVQTIVNELNGEKIDIVEWSDDPVVFVANALSPSKVLDVQVNEEEKSTTVVVPDYQLSLAIGKRGQNARLAAKLTGWKIDIKSESEAREIGIYPSESSIFLQQYDDEEQGSYSSDVEYDLYQDDEE, encoded by the coding sequence ATGAGTAGTGATTTACTAGATGCTTTAACTGCTCTGGAACAACAAAAAGGAATTTCAAGAGATATACTTGTTGAAGCAATTGAAGCAGCATTAGTTACTGCATATAAACGTAATTTCAATCAAGCGCAAAATGTACGTGTTGATTTGAATTTAGAAAATGGTTCAATGAAAGTTTTTTCTCGTAAAGATGTTGTAGAAGAAGTTGAAGATGATCGCCTTCAAATAGCACTAGAAGATGCAAAGCAAATTAACCCTGCTTATGAAGTTGGCGATATTTTAGAACAAGAAGTAACGCCACGTAATTTTGGTCGTATTGCTGCTCAAACAGCGAAACAAGTAGTAACACAACGTGTACGTGAAGCTGAGCGCGGAATTATCTACGAAGAATTCGTAGACCGTACAGATGACATTGTCAACGGCACGATTGAAAGAATGGATGCTCGTAACATTTATATTAGCCTAGGTAAAGTAGAAGCAGCCCTACCGGTTAATGAACAAATACAAGGCGAAGTTTACAAGCCTCAAAGTCGTATTAAAGTATATATTACAAAGGTAGAGCGTACAACTCGTGGTCCACAAGTAATTGTATCGAGAACACATCCAGGTTTACTTCGTCGATTATTCGAAATGGAAGTTCCAGAGATTTTTGAAGGTATCGTAGAAATAAAATCAATCGCCCGTGAAGCTGGTGATCGTTCAAAGATTTCCGTACATGCCCATAATGAAGAAGTTGATGCTGTTGGTTCTTGTGTAGGAGCAAAAGGCCAACGTGTACAAACAATCGTAAACGAATTAAATGGTGAAAAAATTGATATCGTTGAATGGTCTGATGATCCTGTTGTTTTTGTAGCCAATGCATTAAGTCCTTCTAAAGTGTTAGATGTTCAAGTAAACGAAGAAGAAAAATCAACAACAGTTGTTGTACCTGACTATCAATTATCTTTAGCAATTGGTAAACGTGGCCAAAACGCTCGTTTAGCTGCGAAATTAACTGGCTGGAAAATTGATATCAAAAGTGAATCTGAAGCACGTGAAATTGGAATTTACCCTTCAGAGTCCAGCATATTTTTACAACAATATGATGATGAAGAGCAAGGTTCTTACAGCAGTGATGTAGAATATGATTTATATCAAGACGACGAAGAATAA
- the rseP gene encoding RIP metalloprotease RseP, with protein sequence MQTVIAFIIIFGSLVFFHELGHFIFAKRAGIMVREFAIGMGPKIFGMMKGETLYTIRLLPIGGYVRMAGDDVDQIEIQPGFRVGIILNDDDVAEKIYLNQSVTHPNIIFLEVERADLEKDLFIEGYDEEERLVRYKVSRNAIIVENGTELMIAPVDRQFNSKTVGQRAMAIFAGPLFNFILAFLVLLALGLIQGIPTNEPVIFEVVDDSPAQEAGLQAGDYVKAIDGQAIDSWDDLSGTVQQSAGEQLSFVVERNGQNIELEMTPEAVENNGQVFGQIGVMYQSPREYNPLKAIVWGASQTWEYTTLIFELLGQLVTGQLGIDDLSGPVGIYKSTETVLVQYGIFQLMNWAALLSINLGIMNLLPLPALDGGRLLFFGIEALRGKPIDRQKEGMVHFVGIVLLMILMVVVTWNDIQRFFF encoded by the coding sequence ATGCAAACGGTTATCGCGTTTATTATTATATTTGGATCACTTGTGTTCTTTCACGAACTAGGTCACTTTATATTTGCGAAGCGTGCGGGCATAATGGTTCGAGAATTTGCAATAGGTATGGGTCCAAAAATCTTTGGCATGATGAAGGGTGAAACACTCTATACAATTCGATTATTACCAATAGGTGGTTATGTTCGAATGGCTGGGGATGATGTTGATCAAATAGAAATTCAGCCAGGATTCCGTGTGGGAATTATCCTAAACGATGATGATGTAGCTGAAAAAATCTATTTAAACCAAAGTGTTACCCATCCAAACATCATCTTCTTAGAGGTTGAACGTGCCGATTTAGAAAAAGATCTATTCATTGAAGGGTACGACGAAGAAGAAAGACTTGTTCGCTATAAAGTTTCTAGAAATGCTATTATTGTTGAAAATGGAACAGAGTTAATGATTGCACCTGTTGACCGTCAATTCAATTCGAAAACAGTTGGCCAACGTGCAATGGCAATCTTTGCAGGACCCCTTTTCAACTTTATTTTAGCTTTCCTCGTTTTACTTGCTCTTGGGTTAATACAAGGTATTCCAACAAATGAACCTGTTATTTTTGAGGTTGTGGATGATAGTCCAGCTCAAGAAGCTGGATTACAAGCGGGGGATTACGTAAAGGCGATTGATGGACAGGCAATCGATTCTTGGGATGACCTTTCAGGTACCGTACAACAAAGTGCTGGAGAACAACTATCATTCGTTGTCGAACGTAATGGGCAAAATATTGAGTTGGAGATGACTCCCGAAGCTGTGGAGAATAATGGCCAGGTATTTGGCCAAATAGGTGTCATGTACCAAAGCCCTCGAGAGTACAATCCTTTAAAGGCAATTGTTTGGGGTGCCTCGCAAACTTGGGAATATACAACACTTATTTTTGAATTACTCGGTCAACTTGTAACCGGCCAATTAGGTATTGATGATTTATCAGGTCCTGTGGGTATTTATAAGTCAACTGAAACTGTGCTTGTACAGTATGGTATTTTCCAATTAATGAATTGGGCTGCTTTATTAAGTATTAACCTCGGTATTATGAACCTACTTCCTTTACCTGCATTAGACGGTGGCCGCCTATTGTTCTTCGGAATTGAAGCATTACGTGGTAAGCCTATAGACCGTCAAAAAGAAGGTATGGTGCATTTTGTAGGAATTGTCCTACTAATGATACTAATGGTTGTTGTTACTTGGAACGACATTCAACGTTTCTTCTTTTAA
- a CDS encoding PolC-type DNA polymerase III: protein MSDNQKERQLFLTLLQQLQLTEDVYMSFFEQGELTRVTVHKKNRVWNFSIKLQNILPFQLYQLFATRMAEQFSNIAQTSFTIETNTQDVSEQLVTDYWLTAVNQIEQMSPTLKNRLISQIPKWTGSKLIVDCVIEVEQLTLKTKYADKIANSYKNLGFPHIAIDFQLSEADDEMRQAKEAYFEQRQLEEAELARQAMEDFQSRDNNRSEKSPAAEVSGPFQLGSQIKEQEITEIRRIQDEERSVVIEGFVFAVDIKVLKSGRSLLEIKMTDYTDSILVKMFSRNDEDAEMMTRLKKGMWIKVRGAVQNDTFVRDLVIMAQGIYEIHKETRKDTAPEGEKRVELHLHTPMSTMDAVTPIDQLVSQAAKWGHQAIAITDHAVAQGFPDAYSAGKKHGIKIIYGIEANLVDDGSPIAYAEQHIDLDSATYVVFDVETTGLSTAYDTIIELAAVKIQDGKVIDKFERFANPHKPLTAKIIELTHITDDMLVNAPEVDQVVTEFHEFIGDAIVVAHNASFDMGFLYTAYEKAGIHGVLHPVIDTLELSRMLNPTLKSHRLNTLCKKYGIELTQHHRAIYDTEATGELMLHLLKEAKEKGIEYHDDFNKQIDSGESYKQGRPYHCTILAVDNDGLKNMFKLISIAHTQTYHRVPRIRRSDLIKLRKGLLIGSGCSNGELFETMMNKSPEEAEKVARFYDYIEVHPKPVYSQLIEGGIVHDEWNLEDIIRKLVKLGKRMDKPVVATGNVHYLHENDHIFREILVSSQGGANPLNRYRLPKVHFRTTNEMLAEFDFLGPDLAKEIVVTNSQKVANMIGEVVPIKDKLYTPNIEGSNEQITNMTYEMAHRIYGEKLPEIVEKRIEKELDSILGHGFGVVYLISAQLVKKSLSDGYLVGSRGSVGSSFVATMMEITEVNPLAPHYICPKCHYSEFFTDGSVGSGFDLPNKECPECGTNLKKDGHDIPFETFLGFNGDKVPDIDLNFSGEYQAQAHNYTKELFGEDYVYRAGTIGTVAEKTAYGYVKGYSTDHNKTFRGAEVDRLVQGCTGVKRTTGQHPGGILVVPDYMDIYDFTPVQFPADAQDAEWKTTHFDFHSIHDNILKLDILGHDDPTVLRMLQDLTGIDPKTIPTDDPEVMKIFSGPESLGVTEEQIMCKTGTLGIPEFGTRFVRQMLEETKPSTFSELLQISGLSHGTDVWLGNAQELIQNGTCVLAEVIGCRDDIMVYLIYRGLEPGLAFKIMESVRKGKGLTDDMEAEMRANNVPNWYIDSCKKIKYMFPKAHATAYVLNAVRIAWFKVHHPIIYYATYFTVRASDFDLIAMSQGASVIRARIEEINAKGLDASKKEKDLLTVLEISLEMAERGMNIRKVDLYRSQASEWVIDGNSLIPPFDAIPGLGTNVAKAIVAAREDGEFLSKEDLQLRGRVSKTLIEYMDQLGCLEGLPDANQLSLF, encoded by the coding sequence TTGTCAGATAATCAAAAAGAGAGACAACTATTTTTAACTTTATTACAACAGCTGCAGTTAACTGAAGATGTCTACATGTCATTTTTTGAACAAGGAGAGCTCACTCGTGTAACGGTTCATAAAAAGAACCGCGTTTGGAATTTCTCTATTAAACTTCAAAATATATTACCATTCCAACTCTATCAACTATTTGCTACAAGAATGGCTGAACAATTTTCCAATATTGCCCAAACTTCTTTTACCATAGAAACAAATACTCAGGACGTCAGTGAGCAACTAGTCACAGATTATTGGTTAACAGCGGTCAATCAAATAGAACAAATGTCTCCAACTTTAAAAAATCGATTGATTTCTCAAATTCCAAAATGGACAGGTAGTAAGCTGATTGTTGATTGTGTAATTGAAGTCGAACAACTGACTTTAAAGACAAAGTACGCTGATAAAATAGCGAATTCATATAAAAATCTTGGATTTCCCCATATTGCAATTGATTTTCAATTATCTGAAGCAGATGATGAAATGCGTCAAGCTAAGGAAGCTTATTTTGAACAACGGCAGTTAGAAGAGGCAGAATTAGCCAGACAAGCAATGGAAGACTTCCAAAGCCGCGATAATAATAGAAGCGAAAAATCACCAGCTGCAGAAGTTAGTGGTCCGTTCCAATTAGGTAGTCAAATTAAAGAGCAAGAAATTACTGAGATTCGCCGTATTCAAGATGAAGAACGAAGTGTCGTTATCGAAGGTTTCGTCTTTGCAGTAGACATAAAAGTACTTAAAAGTGGTCGTTCCCTGCTAGAAATTAAAATGACAGACTATACAGATTCTATTTTAGTGAAAATGTTCTCACGGAATGATGAAGATGCAGAAATGATGACTCGCCTTAAAAAAGGGATGTGGATCAAAGTTCGTGGGGCAGTTCAAAATGACACATTCGTTCGGGACTTAGTCATCATGGCGCAAGGGATCTATGAAATCCATAAAGAAACTCGAAAAGATACTGCTCCAGAAGGAGAAAAACGGGTTGAATTACACTTACATACTCCAATGAGTACGATGGATGCTGTTACACCAATTGACCAACTTGTATCTCAAGCAGCTAAATGGGGTCATCAAGCAATTGCGATTACAGACCATGCAGTAGCACAAGGATTCCCAGATGCTTATTCAGCTGGGAAAAAACACGGAATCAAAATCATTTACGGTATAGAAGCGAATTTAGTAGATGATGGTTCACCCATTGCTTACGCAGAGCAACATATTGATTTAGATAGTGCAACATATGTTGTATTCGACGTGGAAACGACAGGTCTTTCCACAGCGTATGACACAATCATTGAGTTAGCCGCTGTTAAAATTCAGGACGGTAAAGTAATTGACAAGTTCGAACGCTTTGCAAATCCACATAAGCCATTAACAGCTAAAATCATTGAGTTAACGCATATTACTGATGACATGCTTGTGAACGCACCTGAAGTAGACCAAGTGGTAACAGAGTTTCACGAATTTATAGGAGATGCGATTGTTGTAGCACACAATGCATCCTTTGATATGGGCTTTTTATATACCGCTTATGAGAAGGCTGGAATTCATGGTGTACTCCATCCTGTAATTGATACGTTGGAATTATCACGTATGTTAAATCCAACGTTAAAAAGTCATCGTTTAAATACATTATGTAAAAAATATGGTATTGAATTAACTCAACATCACCGTGCAATTTACGATACTGAGGCTACTGGTGAATTGATGTTACATTTACTTAAAGAAGCAAAAGAAAAAGGCATCGAATATCACGATGATTTCAATAAACAAATTGATAGCGGTGAAAGCTATAAACAAGGTCGTCCTTATCACTGTACGATTCTAGCTGTTGATAACGATGGTCTAAAAAATATGTTCAAGCTAATATCAATTGCACATACGCAAACATATCACAGAGTTCCAAGAATTCGTCGATCAGACCTTATTAAATTACGAAAAGGTCTACTAATTGGCTCCGGGTGTAGCAATGGCGAACTATTTGAAACAATGATGAATAAATCACCTGAAGAGGCGGAAAAAGTAGCACGATTTTATGATTATATCGAAGTTCATCCGAAGCCTGTGTACTCACAGTTAATTGAAGGTGGAATCGTACACGATGAGTGGAACTTAGAAGATATTATTCGAAAACTTGTAAAACTTGGGAAAAGGATGGACAAGCCAGTAGTCGCAACAGGGAACGTCCATTATTTACATGAAAATGACCATATTTTTAGAGAAATCTTAGTTAGTTCCCAAGGTGGTGCAAACCCGTTAAACCGTTATCGATTGCCCAAAGTACATTTCCGTACGACGAATGAAATGCTTGCGGAATTTGATTTCCTTGGTCCAGATTTAGCGAAGGAAATTGTTGTTACAAACTCTCAAAAAGTCGCAAATATGATTGGTGAAGTAGTACCAATTAAAGATAAATTGTATACGCCAAATATTGAAGGATCTAATGAACAAATTACAAATATGACCTATGAAATGGCTCATAGAATTTACGGCGAGAAATTGCCTGAAATAGTAGAAAAACGAATTGAGAAAGAGTTAGATTCGATACTAGGACATGGTTTCGGTGTCGTATATTTAATCTCAGCTCAACTAGTTAAAAAATCACTATCTGACGGTTATTTAGTTGGTTCCCGTGGTTCCGTAGGGTCGTCATTTGTAGCAACGATGATGGAGATTACGGAAGTAAATCCATTAGCACCACACTATATTTGTCCGAAATGCCATTATAGTGAATTCTTCACGGACGGATCGGTCGGTTCAGGATTTGACTTACCGAATAAGGAATGTCCTGAATGTGGAACAAACTTGAAAAAGGATGGACATGATATTCCGTTCGAAACGTTCTTAGGATTTAATGGGGATAAAGTTCCCGATATTGATTTAAACTTCTCTGGTGAATATCAAGCACAAGCGCATAACTATACGAAAGAATTGTTCGGTGAAGATTATGTGTATCGTGCTGGAACGATTGGTACGGTTGCTGAAAAAACAGCTTACGGCTATGTAAAAGGCTACTCAACAGATCATAATAAGACATTCCGCGGTGCTGAAGTAGATCGTCTCGTACAAGGTTGTACTGGGGTTAAACGTACAACAGGACAGCACCCTGGTGGTATTCTAGTTGTGCCAGATTATATGGATATTTATGATTTCACACCAGTACAATTTCCTGCTGACGCACAAGATGCTGAATGGAAAACAACGCATTTTGACTTCCATTCCATTCACGATAATATTTTGAAACTTGATATACTTGGGCACGATGATCCGACCGTACTCCGTATGCTTCAAGACTTAACGGGCATTGACCCGAAGACAATTCCTACTGATGATCCGGAAGTAATGAAAATCTTCTCAGGGCCTGAATCATTAGGAGTAACAGAAGAGCAAATTATGTGTAAAACAGGGACGCTCGGGATTCCTGAATTTGGGACACGATTTGTACGTCAAATGTTAGAGGAAACAAAACCATCAACATTTAGTGAATTGTTACAAATTTCAGGGTTATCCCATGGCACGGATGTATGGCTTGGAAATGCGCAAGAGCTAATTCAAAACGGGACATGTGTGTTGGCTGAAGTAATTGGCTGTCGTGATGATATTATGGTGTATTTAATTTATAGAGGGTTAGAACCAGGGTTAGCTTTCAAAATCATGGAATCTGTACGTAAAGGTAAAGGCTTAACTGATGACATGGAAGCAGAGATGAGGGCGAATAATGTACCTAATTGGTATATTGACTCATGTAAAAAGATTAAGTACATGTTCCCGAAAGCCCATGCAACTGCCTATGTATTAAACGCTGTACGTATTGCTTGGTTTAAAGTACACCATCCAATTATTTATTACGCTACGTATTTCACAGTTCGTGCAAGTGACTTTGATTTAATTGCTATGTCACAAGGGGCGTCTGTGATTCGTGCACGTATTGAAGAAATTAATGCGAAGGGCTTAGATGCTTCGAAGAAAGAAAAAGATTTGTTAACCGTATTAGAGATTTCGCTAGAAATGGCAGAGCGCGGCATGAACATTAGAAAAGTTGACTTATACCGTTCCCAAGCAAGTGAATGGGTAATTGATGGGAACTCATTAATCCCTCCATTTGATGCTATTCCTGGATTAGGAACAAACGTTGCAAAAGCAATCGTTGCAGCCAGAGAAGACGGGGAATTCTTATCAAAAGAGGATTTACAGTTACGTGGTCGAGTTTCTAAAACGCTAATTGAATATATGGATCAACTAGGTTGCTTAGAAGGTCTTCCAGATGCGAACCAGTTGTCGTTGTTCTAA
- a CDS encoding YlxQ family RNA-binding protein — translation MINEKLFQLVGLAARARKIVSGEELVVKSIQNGNAKLILLASDASHNSTKKIQDKCSFYNVEYHVIGDRYQLGHATGKEARVALAITDSGFAKKMSSLLNEK, via the coding sequence ATGATAAATGAAAAGCTTTTCCAATTAGTTGGTTTAGCCGCAAGAGCTCGTAAAATTGTATCAGGTGAAGAGTTAGTAGTGAAATCCATACAAAATGGAAATGCTAAACTTATCTTGTTAGCATCGGATGCTTCACATAATTCTACCAAAAAAATTCAAGATAAATGTTCGTTTTACAATGTTGAGTATCATGTGATTGGTGATCGCTACCAACTAGGACATGCTACTGGTAAAGAAGCGCGGGTCGCTTTAGCTATTACGGATAGCGGATTTGCGAAGAAAATGTCTAGTCTACTCAACGAAAAATAA
- the rimP gene encoding ribosome maturation factor RimP — MSKVTTVIEELVTPILEELNLELVDIEFLKEGRNWFLRVYIDTPDGGIDIDQCALVSERLSVVLDEKDPIEQNYYLEVSSPGAERPLKKESDFEKAVGKFIYVKTYEPIKDMKEFEGYLKAYNEDGLEMEVRIKTRKINVFIEKDKIAKARLAIDFSS; from the coding sequence ATGAGCAAAGTTACGACAGTCATTGAAGAACTGGTCACACCTATTTTAGAGGAACTAAACCTTGAATTAGTGGATATTGAATTTTTAAAGGAAGGGCGCAACTGGTTTCTTCGAGTTTACATTGATACACCAGATGGCGGAATCGATATTGACCAATGTGCATTAGTGAGTGAACGACTAAGCGTTGTACTCGATGAAAAGGACCCAATTGAGCAAAACTATTATTTAGAAGTTTCCTCTCCTGGGGCAGAACGTCCATTAAAAAAAGAATCGGACTTTGAAAAAGCAGTTGGTAAATTTATTTACGTAAAGACATACGAACCCATTAAAGATATGAAAGAATTCGAAGGCTATCTAAAAGCATATAATGAAGATGGTCTTGAAATGGAAGTTCGTATAAAAACACGTAAAATCAACGTATTTATCGAAAAAGACAAAATCGCAAAAGCTCGCTTAGCGATTGACTTTTCATCATAA
- the proS gene encoding proline--tRNA ligase: MKQSLAFIPTIQQVPTSSLDKTNQLLIRAGYIRMNESGDITYLPLAKRVLSKIEKILREEIERIPAIELSLPLIYSKNSFQSEGVAHSTELFQLKDQQGNALCLSSSHEEFLAAIVKQEIHHHQQLPFVLYQIQTKFRDEVNQKGLFKSREFMTTDVYSFHDTEEDLEETYEKMTQAFSTILSKLGLSYKLLLADAGNYSGVMTHEFVILSEHGGDVTIAYSDSSNYAVNIEMVEVIESHEPATGVIKELTKQSIPSDIDVMEGIKALTDNVSIIINTKVYDIDGELVVVLVRGDHQINEVKLKNVLKVNHLTLASEEAIQNIMGCSIHSVGPIKLPISVRVIADHAIKTIRNGLSGANEDGFYYINVNPERDFAINAYEDIRFAVEGDPSPDGKGLIQFTKGYEVGHIFKLGSTISEKLDATFTDQFGDVHPVLMGVYAMGVSRLFAVVSEQYQDDKGFAWPKQLTPFHIHLIPERSEDDVQLELAELLNNILTSYHYDVLFDDRKVDLEVKLNDAELIGLPVRVIVGRKSTDGIVEVQVRRTGETFEYAKEELVDHLNEFFRVYS, encoded by the coding sequence GTGAAACAGAGTCTTGCTTTTATTCCAACAATACAACAAGTACCGACATCATCACTAGATAAGACCAATCAATTATTAATACGTGCCGGGTATATTCGTATGAACGAATCTGGTGATATTACTTATTTGCCATTAGCCAAACGAGTCCTATCAAAAATTGAGAAGATACTTCGAGAAGAAATTGAACGTATTCCAGCTATTGAACTTTCATTGCCATTAATCTACTCAAAAAATAGTTTTCAGTCAGAAGGTGTTGCTCATTCGACTGAATTATTTCAATTGAAAGATCAACAAGGGAACGCTTTATGTTTAAGCTCTTCGCATGAAGAATTTCTTGCTGCAATTGTTAAGCAGGAGATACATCACCATCAACAATTACCATTTGTTCTCTATCAAATACAAACAAAGTTCCGAGATGAAGTAAATCAAAAGGGGCTCTTTAAAAGCAGAGAATTTATGACAACTGATGTGTATTCATTCCATGATACAGAAGAAGATTTAGAAGAAACCTATGAAAAAATGACACAAGCTTTTTCTACAATACTAAGTAAGCTTGGATTGTCTTATAAATTGCTTTTAGCTGATGCAGGGAATTACAGCGGAGTTATGACGCATGAATTTGTTATTCTATCTGAACATGGTGGTGATGTTACAATTGCTTATTCCGATAGCTCAAATTATGCAGTGAATATCGAAATGGTGGAAGTAATAGAGAGTCATGAACCTGCAACAGGTGTAATAAAGGAACTAACGAAACAATCAATACCAAGTGATATCGATGTTATGGAAGGAATTAAGGCTTTAACTGATAATGTGTCCATAATAATTAATACAAAGGTTTATGACATCGATGGAGAATTAGTTGTTGTATTAGTTCGCGGTGATCACCAAATTAATGAAGTAAAATTGAAAAATGTATTGAAAGTAAATCATTTAACATTAGCATCTGAGGAAGCCATTCAGAACATTATGGGTTGTTCTATACATTCGGTAGGACCGATTAAACTTCCGATATCTGTTCGAGTTATTGCAGATCATGCCATTAAGACTATTCGGAATGGCCTATCTGGTGCAAATGAAGATGGTTTTTATTATATAAATGTAAATCCTGAAAGAGATTTTGCCATTAATGCATATGAAGATATCCGTTTTGCTGTGGAAGGAGATCCTTCTCCAGATGGTAAAGGGCTCATTCAATTTACAAAAGGATACGAAGTAGGACATATTTTTAAATTAGGGTCTACTATTTCTGAAAAATTGGATGCAACCTTTACAGATCAATTTGGTGATGTTCACCCTGTATTAATGGGGGTTTATGCAATGGGCGTTTCACGTCTTTTTGCAGTTGTTAGTGAACAATATCAGGATGATAAAGGATTTGCATGGCCGAAACAATTAACGCCATTTCATATACATTTAATACCTGAACGATCGGAAGATGATGTACAATTAGAGTTAGCTGAACTTCTAAATAATATTTTAACGAGCTATCATTATGACGTTTTATTCGATGACCGGAAAGTGGATTTAGAAGTGAAATTAAATGACGCAGAACTAATCGGTTTACCTGTAAGAGTGATAGTGGGTAGAAAATCTACTGACGGAATCGTTGAAGTACAAGTTAGACGCACTGGTGAAACATTTGAATATGCAAAAGAAGAATTAGTTGACCATTTAAATGAATTTTTCCGTGTTTATTCATAA
- the rnpM gene encoding RNase P modulator RnpM → MSTKRKVPLRKCVVTGEMLPKKSMIRIVRSKEGEVSVDPTGKKSGRGAYVSKSEEVVEMARKKNSLERQLEAKIPEEVYEELIRLIRRESIL, encoded by the coding sequence ATGTCGACGAAAAGAAAAGTGCCTTTACGAAAATGTGTTGTGACAGGTGAAATGCTTCCGAAGAAATCTATGATTCGAATCGTCCGTTCAAAGGAAGGCGAAGTTTCAGTTGACCCAACTGGTAAGAAATCTGGTCGCGGAGCTTATGTTTCTAAGTCTGAAGAAGTCGTAGAAATGGCACGTAAAAAAAATAGTTTAGAACGTCAATTAGAAGCAAAAATTCCTGAAGAAGTGTATGAGGAGCTAATAAGACTTATACGCAGGGAGTCAATTTTATGA